A single genomic interval of Xyrauchen texanus isolate HMW12.3.18 chromosome 40, RBS_HiC_50CHRs, whole genome shotgun sequence harbors:
- the LOC127633780 gene encoding cold shock domain-containing protein C2-like, which yields MADSDSTSTSDPQQYCPQTPVSLPFLREGSNVLQRKPLQTGEPLSPLPTKRTRTYSASVRAKSGPVFKGICKQFSRSQGHGFIHPSHGGEDIFVHISDIEGEYVPVEGDEMTYKVCPVPPKNIKFQAVDVVITNLSSGRKHETWSRQVISS from the exons ATGGCTGATTCAGACAGCACCTCTACATCTGATCCCCAGCAGTACTGCCCACAAACACCTGTCTCACTACCTTTCCTGAGGGAGGGTAGTAATGTGTTGCAGAGGAAACCGCTCCAGACAGGGGAGCCTCTCAGCCCACTGCCAACCAAGCGTACACGCACCTATTCAGC ATCGGTGAGAGCCAAATCTGGACCCGTCTTCAAAGGCATTTGCAAACAATTCTCAAGGTCACAAGGTCATGGATTCATTCACCCCTCCCATGGAGGAGAGGACATATTTGTTCACATCTCAGA TATTGAAGGTGAATATGTGCCAGTGGAGGGGGATGAGATGACCTACAAAGTGTGTCCCGTTCCTCCCAAGAACATAAAATTCCAAGCCGTTGATGTGGTCATCACCAACCTTAGTTCTGGAAGGAAGCATGAGACCTGGTCTAGGCAAGTTATCAGCTCCTAG